TGCAGTTATCTCCTCCAACACCTAATTGCTTGTTCCCACCAAATCTGTGGTGGCGTATGCCAAGAAGCAAAGTTGGTTCGCCATTTTTGAGTGGGTTGAGGAGGAAAAATGGTGGTCTTGGTATGCTGGTGATTATTCTACGggttgagagaaaaaaagtgaaagtgaCAAACATCCCTGTGCCCGTGAAGAAAAGTTTTGCACCTCAGTCTGCTAAACCTAAGCCTGCCAGGAAGGGTGATGACTCCTTTGAGACCTGTTCTGACATAGTTCCTTTCGAAGGTGACCTTCCTCCCATAGGCAACATAGTTTTAGAGAGTTCTCCGCCTCCTTCTGCCCGTACTCGTTCCAACAGGCGCCTTACTGCAAGCAAGTCTAGGTCCACTACTTCGAGGCCATCTGCTGATGCTCCTCCTTCTAGCAGGACCCGAGGCAACAAGAGAAAGACATCCCCTCCTCCTGCATCCACCACTACTGAGAGGAAAGTATGTTATCTCTAATTTACTTTATCCCTGTTATTTTTCGTATAGGGCTTTTCTGCGACTAACCCCATATATTTGTTGACTCATTCGCTActtcttgtcttttcttttcctttgcagTCTAAGCATAAGGAGGATACGTCTGCCACTCATCCTATATTGCTTGATGAGCCTGAGGTAGAGGTAtgtctttctctttcccttttttgcATGCGTCTCCCATTGCCATGTGTCATCATTATGTGTCatgtttctctctcctcttctcttcaCATATATATGTACATTTGCATCGCCATTTATCAtgcattcctctctctcttattttctcttgTGTCTCATGTTCTTCAGGCCAAGCTTAAGCCCATCTCTATCTATCACCACACAATTGAGGAGATTTCTGCTGCCATGGGCACACCTATGGAGGGCTTCTTCGATGGGGCTGATGACGTGGCTGAGGCCATGGCTTTTGCTACACAGGGGGTTCTTGCTGAGACTTCTACCCCTTCCGTCGAGCCGGTACCCGTAGATAAGGGCACTCATACTGAGAGAGTTAGTGAGCCTGTTCCCGTTCTTGCTGAGACTCCTACTCCCCAAGAGGGACCTACTTCTCCGATTGCCTTTCTTGCTATTCCTCTCATCATCTCCACGAGTGATCCTTTCACAGCTTTATCTCAAGCCGTGAAGGACAGCTTATCTTTGGTGGTTACCCCTTCTTCCATTCCAAGCTCTACCACACGTGGGCCTAATGCAGATTTGTCTCTTGAGGGATCGGAGGAGGTTTTTGAGGATTCTAATGACGAACTCACCATAAAGAAGAGGATCTCTGATTCTGAGGAGGATGAGGGTGATGGGCATGAGGCCGAGGCTAAGGGTATGCATCTCTCGtatttgttaagttttttttttcttcattctttattattgccttctttttctttttatatctatCTGCGTAACCTCCTGATGTAATCTCCATTCATTTTGTATGTATATTCTTCTGATCATAGAGACTTTTGAGGAACCAGGGATTGCAGCAGACACAGCACCGCCTACGATTACTCTTTCTGCCATACTTGCAACACCCATTTCTGCTGCGCTTTTAGTACCAGTTTCTGCCATACCTTTAGCACTAGCACCAGTTTTTGTCATTCCTTCAATTCCAACACCCGTTCCTGCCATACCTTGTGCATGCTCCTCTTCCATGTACATCAAAAGCTTGTCTGCTGCTCATACATTTGCCGTGGTCTAGAGGTTCATCTGTGCATTCTGCTACTCATCCTTGACCTCTTATGGCGTGAACTGTCTTCTGATTTTCCATTCTTCATTAGCTTGCTCCTTTCCAGGGTTGGGTCTTGCTTGATCGTGAGTTCTCCCTTCTTAAGCCCATTCTTTGCTCATTCTATAATCTTGTTGTCATTCTTGCCATACCACTTTGTCATTCCTACTGTGGTCTTATTTGACTCGCGCCCGCTGGGCCTCTTTTGGGCCTACTGCACGTTCTTCTCCCAATTAGTTTCAATGACCCAGTATGATCATTGGATTCATACTCATGCTACTTTGGGCTTCTTGGACCCATTACATTGCTTGTGGACTCCTTTGGCCTATTTCTTCCTtgttgggcatccttggcccattttcCCTCCTTGGGCTTCCTCAGCCCATTTCCAACTTTACATTCTCAtaggcttttactaactccttttGGGCTTCCCTAACCCAATTATTAATCCTTAAACCCCTTACTTTCTTACTTTATTACTTCGGGCCTATTGTGgctcattctcacttttctacatcacatAATACCCATAGGTTTACTGCTTCTTCCTTTGGGCTCCCATTGGCCCATTTGCTTTTCCAAGGCCCATTTGTTTACTTTATGTGCCTAAGACTCATCATTTCTGACATTCGGGCTTGATGAGTTTCTTTCTCTCAATCCATTAACTCTCTTCCTACCCATATGgttgggcttcttcctgctGCCGGGCTTTTCAAAATGAGTATCAACAATATATcaacatcattaaaaaaaaaaaaacacacacacacacacatacacacacaaacaagaaatattacaatttttggtACTAgcaaagagaataagaaaaagagaactaataaaagataaagtgTAAATTGAAAATGCtgttatgagaataataaagtgacCATAATAAGTTGTTAGCctgttattggtgggtaaaatGTGTCAATATTAAACTCGaattaaaattagtaacaacttatcacataagtgaaatattacaattttttgtactaacaaagagaataagaaaaagagaacTAATAATAGATAAAGTGTAAATTGAAAATGCTgatataagaataataaaatgaCCATAATAAGTTGTTAGCctgttattggtgggtaaaataTGTCAATATTGAACCtgaattagaattagtaatagCTTATcacataagatttattgtgaaaatgttgtgaatgtaacattactcttatatttattgaactcaaatttttatgattCTCTAGTAAAggtgttcaacatttttattaaggtggtcaaaataagttaatttagtatataatattttttaaaagtatatatatacattttttttcaagttaggGTGGTCATAGAACATATAAgtctaaaataattatttatataattttttttggcatagataatttttttttttgtcaagtgATGGTGGTCCTAGGACCCTACAAACCATGAATGCAGTTAAGTTCTATAAATATTATATGCAATGAACTTGGATCAAAGGATTGAAATGAGAATGAAGATAAATAtggttgatttttcaaaattttgaataaattggCCTCAATGGccttcttctccaaaaaaaaaaaaaccacattagGAAAGTTTGAAATACAGAACTCCACCGCAGAATAATGGTCTAAGGCGTTGTTAATCTCCAATCTAATAAAGGATccattttaaaataatcatttttttttttttgtaggaaaaataattaattacattttttttaacaaacgtAATAAGTGATTATCAAATCAAGGACATATCCTTTGAAAGTTTGAATCGAAGTTGCTTTATATGCACTTTTCTAAAAAGCAGTTTTTTCAAACTagagtgttaattttttttttttttttttttaaatttaaatttccaTAGGTACAACTTTTTGAAACAATTATCATTTTcgaaaagttgaaaatttaactgtaCCAAACGGGCACATTCTAGCATGATAATAAAACGTATATGAGTATTGCCACCTCTAGGTCTAAGATGCTCTATCTGCCTTTATATTGTCATGCAAGAATGGGGTTTTCCTCTTCTTACTAGAATCCAATAAACCTGTACCTTTGATGCTATATCAAACACCAGATTACATAGTAGCAGTATAAGCTTTCTCAGTGATAGGAACACAAATGTATAGTCCATAATTGAATAGAGAATCTTTAAGTAAAACTAAAACATCCAGAGACTCCAGGACCAATCATGTGAAAGTAACTCTGGAAAAATAGCTGATGATATCTCATTGATCCAAGTCCAAGAAATGAAATTCTTGTGAAGGCAAAGGCACAGTAATGCTGGAATGTGTTGAACCACCTGAGAATCTGACTTTCCACACTCTAAAATCTATAATTCTAATCCTTTTACCATGTCAATAATATagttatatcttttcttagttAAGCTCATCCTCTCTAAATGCGTCTTAGATCATAAAGAGACTCTAATCCCTTTTATTGTAGTATGCAAGCCCAGCATACATTCGCTGAAGATTGAAGATGGTACTTGAGCTCATTAATGTATAACAAAGAACACTTCAAATTACACATGCTAGAAGCTATGAAAGTACAAAGATGCAGAACAAAAAGgagtttataaaaaattgacatggtATTACATGGATTCCCCAGCACCATAAGCACTATGGCACTTGAGTGTCTACTGAATGCCTCAATGGAATTTCATCTCTCTGCATTGATGATAGATCAGGTGGCTTCATAAAATTCTCTGGACCTTCTTCAGAAAACTCCTCCTCCTCAACCAGGAGGAGCTTTCCATTGGGACTATTATGATAGTTTGAAAGTCTGCTTGGACCTGGGGAGTTTTCAGTCCTGAGCTTAGACAACCTAGGGTTGTTTGAATGTAAAGAAGTTGAGCTGTATCTGGATTGACCTGCCCCACCTTCACGTGGTAAAGGGGAAAGTGCTGGCTGGCCATTATTGTCCTTCTGTTTTCTGCAAAATTTATCTTCCACAATATCATAGAAATTAGCTGTGCGAACTTCCTGAGCAAGGGAGCACCAACAACAGAAAAGCCACTGTGTGCAATCTGCAACTGCAGGTTTTCCACAAAAAAAGTTATTTGCAGGCAAGTTGAATCTCTTCCTCATTTGGATCCTCCAGAATCCACCATATAGTAAACCGAACACACAAAGCACGACACCAGTCAATCCTAGACATTCCCTCATGGTCTCATTATCAATATTGACGGCAGCCAAATTGAAGATCCAAAATGGAGCCATGCAAAAGAGGAGAAAAGTTGCAATATGAACATACATATTCCCAAACCCAAGTCTTTCCATATTccacccaaaaacacaaaaacaacagAACAGAGAGAGATAAGATATAGAAATATCATCCCAAATATCAAATAGGCCCCCTCTCCATTTGGGTGCATACTCAATAATCCTCTGCTCATTTCTTGATGCAAATGAAAATCTTTTTTCTAACGACTTCATTGTTAGTTGGCTGGACCAACTAGTGCCATTAGTAAGTGGCTGAACCTGCGCTTCTTCATCAACTTCAGAGTCATACTCCTTTCCAAGGGGGCTTAAAATGGAATACACACCTGCTATTGCCGGGGCAGCAATTGCAACAGACAGACAGATACCGACACCCACAGCAGGTCGATAGGATCTTTTGTATCCCAAGTTAAGGCCGCATAAGGCATACTGAGCAAAGCAATTAACATGGAGTAACACAACTACCACCATCATATGGGCCCATTCATTTGGCTTGTCAGTGCCATTCTTGCAGTATATATTTCTGAGTGCAGAGATGTCCTTAGGCTTCCATCTGCAGAGAAGCACAAGGTGGTAGAACCGCTTTGGGTGTTGATACAGACACATGAGAGTAAAAAGAGCATTGAGAATTTGATTATTGACCTCAAACCAGGTGTTTCTCTGTGACTTCTTTGGCAGGGCACCATTTAACATACCTGTCATAACGAGAAATAGGATTGCTCCTGAAACTGCAACACAGCttatccataaaaaaagaaCCATGTTTAAAGGGTTCTTGATCCATTCTTTACCGATTGTCATCAGGGACTCCCAATTAATTTTCTTAGCTAGAATCCCACTGAAACGTTTTTGGAAACCTTGACTACTGGAAGAAGGTACAGATTGTGGGGTTTCATCATTTTCCTCTGCAATATGCTGAACTTTAGCTGATGGGGAAGCTAAATTACTACTTGACTTGATTTTCAGAAATCTTAGTTTACTGGGAGTAATTGATAACCTGCCTTTATTCCCTCTTCTAGGATTTTCATCACTTAGCAGTCCCTTTTGGGATGTTGAAATTTGAAGAGCACCATTTCCATTGGCCGTATAAGCGTACGGGGTTGAACTTGAGGCCAAGTCTTCTTGAACTTCCATTAAGTCTCCCCCATTACTAGTTGGAATCATTTTACAGATAAATTTGACTTTTACAAATCTCTTGGATTCCAAAAGTTCTAAACCAAAAAGCCCACAAATCACTAGGACTCTACACTGATGCCAATCCTAAATGATCCCAGAATGCTAAATCCCACTGCTCCGATTTAGAATACAGACAATGATATGTCAGATTGTCACCTTTTACCTAGAGTTGAAATATTAAGATGTAACCAGATCATCTTAGTAAGATTAGAACTACTATTCTGATAAACAAAGGACGCTGATGAAAGAtttcaaggaaaaatacaaaTGCATTTATTGAATCCATGTTAAAACCTTCAATTCTAACTCCAAGAAGAATATGATTGAAAAAGCATACAAGTCATATAGCTGGCTTGCAACAATgatgttgttattttttaattagaagtcAAGAATTAATCAAGGTAGTAACAAAAAGACCTGGGTTCTACCCAACGCATAaacatacaacaacaacaaccaggCCTTAGTCTGACATTTTGAGGTTGGCTTAACAGACTAATTAGAGTCGGCTACATGTGCTCTTTTTtgccattctattctatctgaTACTCTTTGTTACTTCCTTAAATGACATGTCCTTTTTTACAACTATTAATGTTAGTTTTAGtgttcctctcctttttttgttCCTCTTGAATTATTTCACTCTCTCTTTGGTGCATTAATCGCTCTCCTCTAAACATGACTTAACCATCTCAAGAAGCTCACCCTCATCCTTTCATCAATAGGAACTAACCCTATCTTTAAATGAATTTCCTCATTTCGAATCTTATATTTCCTTGTATTTCCCTTATTTATGTTAACATTATTTAACCTAATTGCTCTCCAATATTGTTGTTTCGTGGATTAATCTATGTTCAATTACTCTCTCCCAAAGTTTCATAATGTGACTTATAAGTTTATTTCCACGGTAATTTGTATAGTTTTGAATATCTCCCTTCTTTTTGTAAATAGGTGCTAACTCTGTAAGGTGTACCTCTACTTTACTCACTaagaaactttttaaaaagatttgTCAACCAGGCACCAGCACACACCTACGTCTCTTGAGCACTTCCAAACTTCAAAGGGGATTTCATCTAGTCCCATGACTTTTCATTTTTACCCTCCTAAATGCATTCTTTACCTCGGTCAGCCAAATTCTTTGAACATGCCTACAGTTTCTATCCTCAATTGGGTTACTCAGTTCCCTCCAATCTCTTCCATTAAACAAACACATAtacataagaagaagaaaaaaacatgcTTGACAGCTCGTGAATAAAAAGGTAACTAATAATTGGTGGTCAAAAAACCCATGAATAAAGCAAGGGATCTAGTTCACAAACAAACAGTTCAAGAATTAGTGATAACCCCATAAAGAAAGAACACAAATTTACACTTGCTTCAACTCTCAATACCATTTCTGGCAGAATCCATCACAAAGCAACATAATTCTATGACAAGAAACATAAATATGCAAGCTTTTTTTCTCCCCATATACCCACAGCACACTAAGCAACCATTCTTATTAAACAGATAGAAAGTAAAAAGTTCCAATGAAACAAAGACAACAATCAATTAAACATGAATTACATGCCATACAAGAAGTCCTTCAAAACCCACAAGTTGGAACACCAAAAAAAAGCATAATCTTTAATTCTAGTCGAAAGTAAGAAGTAAAGAAAACCCAACTCCAGAACCAAATATAAACATTACAGTGGACCCAGAAAAGAAATCAGATAAtgaaaagtgataaaaaaaccAAGGTAATTGTTGAGAAAGTAAAACAACAGTACCTCTGAAGGTTGCTGTTCATCAGAGAAACAGAGATACTGTTtgtcttctgcttcttcttcatcatcataaTAATCAAAGAGCTTAGCAGCGTCAGGCCGGCACAAAGTAACAAGGTGttgatttgttttgaaattttaaagtgtTTTCAACTTTCAGTAATTGCAAAGAAAGAcgttttgttcttcttttgaaTGGTCAGAATTTGAACTTTTTGGAAGATTCCGGGCATACCTGTCtggaccttttctttttttgggtttctgttttttccttttgggcCCCTTCTTTTCTTGCTTTCGCTTTCCCTTTCCCTTTGGGCTCATtcgtttttattattattattattttttttacccgtcctttttttccctaaatACAAAAACACCCCTTGGGTATGGGTTAATTACAAAAACACCTAGTACTTggttttcaattcttttttattattaatttttgaaatttttatatcCGTCAAATTTACATCGATAGCTCTCATATACACACAACCAGTGGTGCGAATTAGTTAATGGGTCTTCTTGATGTGGTCAATTGGTCATATGTTATGATGGTCATATAATTTTTTCGCGTATAAGAGTTTACGAAAGTTACCCTAAGCATGTGTTTGGGAAGTGATTTTCATCTGACTTTTTGCAATCTCCTATTTGTAGGTTCCATATAATCACTGTTTGCGAGTCTCATTTAGGTCCTGGGAAAAGAAGCTTATAAGATGCTAGCATTTAGTAGCGGAATTAGAATGATCTATTTCTTTACCTTGTAAGTTGTAAGAGCATCTCCAGCAAATTAGTTAAATTTTTATACTGTTTGAACAATAAATAGTGACATTTATCTTTTACCTCTcacttttttaaatatatctttcaacaaattctctatcttttctccatctcatttaaatattatttcttcattcattctttattcttctctaatatttattttttcttcctctattcattctcaacaattatatttttcaacacaaagtgttacattcacaatattttttgcaatactttcacaagaatcataacaaaatcttatatggaaagttgttactagttctaatatgAACTCACtactgaaattatatttttactcaccaatattagctaattacttaaaatttattgtgaaaatattgtggtagtatttttaaattgtgatttcttattctttgtctttctttcatCCAttagtttccttttttttttctttttttttttctcttgcattttgtcCACCACACATGTATACCTATAGGATTTcatcctctccttttttttctttactttccacTTTATTCCAAaacctccctctctctttttttctccagctctctcattttctattctctctatGATACGTCTCACATAATCTTGCTTGTCTTTTGGTGTCATTATCTTCAAACACACACAGACACGCATGGAGAGAAAGGAGAAATCGCCTTTGCTCCACCACACCACCACTACTGCTCCTCCTCCTCACTGCGGAGTGCATGCAACCGGGGTCATATcgacttctatttttttttccttattcttGATTAGTTGTTGTTTctgattttagatttgtcaaattggcttctattttttttcttgatcttttattgttgttttaattttgtttcttctgTTCTTGATCtactgttgttgttgttttgattttagatttgttgtttaaattatattagtTTTATGAGAGCAAGAATTGTTTTGTGAGAGAatgggagaaaaaaagaaatccagaggagagagaaagaattaatataataagaagttggtataattttttaatccaagAAATCTAATTGCTAATGTATAGTAGCCCATCAAACTTGATGATCTACGTTTCTTGAGCCAAAAAAATTCAGGGTTTAGAGAATCCATTGGAGAGCATTTTTATGGTCTCATTCTCTATTATGCACAGTATTTTGCTTTTAGCTGCAAAGTTGGAGATGCTCTAAAcctctttattttatattattttagctaaTTAGGGTGGCATTTGGGTTTTgcgttttaggttttttttttttttttttttttttaagacaacGCCTCTAATATtgttcattgtccatgaacagtgattttaggcttATGAACAGTGCCAAgcgcatgaacagtaacttttttatttttttatttattgtttttagcaaaataagcagtatccaaatggaccttagttatatgtttttaatactCATATAAGTTGAGAAATGAGAATGTCCAACTGAGGGAGAAAGTATACCATGTTTCAGTAATACCAAGTCAGCATTAGATTTGGTGTTTCATGCCCAAGAAATGATTGACATCCGTCCAAAAAAACCACCTCAATTTACTCAACTAACTCAAACAAAAAGACAATCTTGCCcttgaaaaaatttcagaacGCCACTAACTCCACTTACTACTCTCTGTCTTTACCATcctttctcattcaaattaaaGAGAGCGGCTCACCTCCAGTTTTTATTTCTCCTGTTTCCTTCCGTTTTTAGATAGATGAATGACACCTGGAAGCAAACTGATCcaacgattaaaaaaaaaagccaacttGGAAAAATACAACAGTGACCTAATTgctcttccttttctctctgGCTCTCATCTCACTCTGCAATTGTGCAGCATCACCACGCCAATCACTCTGCAACTATGCAACATCACAACGCCAAACTAAAAATGTAGAGCATAAATGGAAAGCCCAAAACTGACCATATTAGTCAAACTAAAATCCCAAACCATCTATGAAAAGTTAAATCTCACCATTGATGACCCTATCATGTGCTTGCAAGAAAATCAATTGTTTTccgttttctattttcaaatcAAGTTCGAAATCAGTGAGCTTTTTCGTCTTTGAGGTTTCAAATCTCAAATGCTTTTCATTAAAAGCttacccacaaaatttttcaaatttcacatctCCCTCTCTGTCGAAATCTATCATCGTTGAAGTTTTTCAAATTTGCATGtgttttttctattctttttttgcttttcagaTAGTGAAAATTGAATGATTTTTACTCTTCTTGTTGTGTTTATTTCTATAGTTTTAAAATGATGTTCAACTTAAGGAATTGAGAgatttgtgaattttgaaaacccCTTCAATCTTTAAATCTTCAACCCTGTAGGAGCATAAATAAAAATCTGAATAAagatttttaagagagagagagagagagagagggaggggcgaaacaagagaaagagaaagggaaaatGGGAGAAGGGAGATTGAGGTGGGCGATAGCCCAGAAAGCTCCATAGAAGGATGGGTAGctgtagaaaaagaaaagagaaagcaacgcacaaattgagagagagacgttggcttttttttaactttggaTGGTTGGTGTGCTAGATGTCATTCATCTATCTAAAAACAGGAGGAAACAGGAGAAATAAAAACTGGAGGTGAGCCGCTCCCCAAATCAaaccttgaaaatttttgaaacccTGCCGCTTATTCTCTCCTTCTTCCCTTTCAAATCTAATTCCCAAAATTAAccattactctctctctctctctctctctcatacccAAACTTTCTTCCATCCACAAGTGCCTCTTCCATTTTCTTCTCGCCACACTGCTCTTCCCCCACCTACGTCGCGAGTTCTCATAGTCACTGCCGAGCATCACCAGTCCAACGAGACCGGCCTTTATATCCTCTGAAAATCGCCTTTACTCTTTTTTCTAGTATCACTGTTAATTTGGAGAACCCGCCCCACTTTCTCACTCACCGATTTCGACACCCAACGACGCAAATGGGTAATTTTCCGTTCTATCTGTTTCTTTTCAgtactttttcactttttttttccattttcttcttatttttttgcaacTAGAGATGGGATTTTTCACttatcataatttaaaattaaaaaaaaaggaccatTGTAGTGTGGAAAGTAAATAGATAGGAATACTAGAACCTAAAACATGTTGTATATTTGATATCTTGAACAagatatatatttatttctGATATATGTGCCCAGCTTTTGtgaaacaaagaattaaaaactCATTAGGATATTgaaactgatttgtatctctTTGAATTTGGCATTGGTGCAGGGATGTGACGCTTGGGTTCTGTTGGGTTTGCTGAAGGAATTGattccaataattaaaattgCTCAATTGCATATTAGTTTTCTTGTTCACTGTtggaattttcagattttggttCTTTCCTtgtaatgatttttttcccGAGTTTGTGGTAGGTTGTTAAAGGAATTGATTATGTCAAATAGTGTCTTCCTAAAGGTTTCCTCTAAGGTATAagtattcaatatatttttccctttgtacCTATTTTTAAGTTgttcattcaattttttttattattaggttAGACTACTAATGGATTTTTCTCAAAAAGGTTCTTGATGCAGAAGTTAAACTTGGGTGGATGCAATGAAATTAAACTTGGGCAGCAAGTGAATTCTGAAGAGGAAGCTTGTAATCTTTCAATAGATTATCCTGTGTTTGGCTTTACAAGAATGCTTTAAGAAAGTACCCTAATGTCACACTTGAGTTTAAATTCTATagttttaaatgtttaatagaagatttttttttatttattttgaattctaCCTTTTTCCCATAACATCATGTTTTTTTAGGACTCAACCAAGAGATTATGAAGTATGATGGACAACAATTCaggatttgttttattttttttttgggcagagGAGACAAGACTAAGGTTTACAAATGTTTAATATATGCCCAACATCTAGGGATTCTTGATACCATATGCAGAGGATGCAAGAATCAAGCG
This genomic stretch from Castanea sativa cultivar Marrone di Chiusa Pesio chromosome 9, ASM4071231v1 harbors:
- the LOC142610714 gene encoding uncharacterized protein LOC142610714 translates to MIPTSNGGDLMEVQEDLASSSTPYAYTANGNGALQISTSQKGLLSDENPRRGNKGRLSITPSKLRFLKIKSSSNLASPSAKVQHIAEENDETPQSVPSSSSQGFQKRFSGILAKKINWESLMTIGKEWIKNPLNMVLFLWISCVAVSGAILFLVMTGMLNGALPKKSQRNTWFEVNNQILNALFTLMCLYQHPKRFYHLVLLCRWKPKDISALRNIYCKNGTDKPNEWAHMMVVVVLLHVNCFAQYALCGLNLGYKRSYRPAVGVGICLSVAIAAPAIAGVYSILSPLGKEYDSEVDEEAQVQPLTNGTSWSSQLTMKSLEKRFSFASRNEQRIIEYAPKWRGGLFDIWDDISISYLSLFCCFCVFGWNMERLGFGNMYVHIATFLLFCMAPFWIFNLAAVNIDNETMRECLGLTGVVLCVFGLLYGGFWRIQMRKRFNLPANNFFCGKPAVADCTQWLFCCWCSLAQEVRTANFYDIVEDKFCRKQKDNNGQPALSPLPREGGAGQSRYSSTSLHSNNPRLSKLRTENSPGPSRLSNYHNSPNGKLLLVEEEEFSEEGPENFMKPPDLSSMQRDEIPLRHSVDTQVP